From Aspergillus fumigatus Af293 chromosome 3, whole genome shotgun sequence, a single genomic window includes:
- a CDS encoding histone H1/H5 family protein gives MPPKKASTGATKKATSSHASYRDMIKDAILNLKERNGSSRQSIKKYVLANNKIAFASQAAFDSQFNKAIKAGVEKGEFTQPKGPSGPVKLAKKEPAAKPAAKKATTATKAAAPKKAAAKKTEKAEKPAAKATTKKAGTTTKKAAGRPKANTAKPRKASTAAPAVVDQPKVLSTTKSGRVTKTTAKPAEKATKKKATTTKKAEKSEA, from the exons ATGCCTCCCAAGAAAGCTTCCACTGGCGCGACCAAGAAGGCCACCTCGAGCCATGCTTCCTACCGTG ATATGATCAAGGATGCAATCCTAAAT CTCAAAGAGCGTAACGGTAGCAG TCGTCAATCTATCAAGAAATATGTACTGGCCAACAACAAAATTGCTTTCGCCAGTCAGGCCGCTTTTGACAGCCAGTTCAACAAGGCTATCAAGGCCGGTGTTGAGAAGGGAGAGTTCACTCAGCCCAAGG GTCCTTCCGGTCCTGTGAAGCTTGCCAAGAAAGAACCTGCTGCTAAACCTGCTGCCAAG AAGGCCACTACTGCCACAAAGGCTGCGGCCCCCAAGAAGGCCGCCGCTaagaagacggagaaggccgagaagcCTGCTGCCAAAGCTACCACCAAAAAGGccggcaccaccaccaaaaaAGCTGCTGGAAGACCCAAGGCCAACACCGCCAAACCTCGCAAGGCCTCGACTGCG GCCCCTGCTGTGGTAGACCAGCCCAAGGTTCTCTCCACGACCAAGTCGGGCCGAGTGACCAAGACGACAGCTAAGCCCGCTGAGAAGGCCACCAAGAAAAAGGCCACAACGACCAAGAAGGCTGAGAAGAGCGAGGCGTAA
- a CDS encoding 1-phosphatidylinositol-4-phosphate 5-kinase yields MPSFSNDRPFQSSTATATHPRPFDSPQGKPRDKAPVGNTFLWTNWPNGDTNHIESQSGDRHYPSDLKNGSAYSLNGPRSSASSYTRDLPHSKDGSMHSLGNGSVRDPRESGRFSMTMDKDFTRKSSDAGASAGIGSAAGSISSAQQVNGISPSHRTTNGKSLVNGDRPQPSVDEVVSQNSAAAANGNTIVASLPEDTSRLASEPDRLAASQTTTPHRYSSPPLPSASADANHPQDPAASSGLRHRHTLQVPRATSARRNSRDQGDETAYSSGRLSPTAGAIRRTSLSLVRRATKTNLADSVPDEANANEDAARWAEAIKQRRASRRKRRDDDDDDRVIVGTKVDQNHVNWVTAYNMLTGIRFTVSRINAKMDRELTPADFEAKHKFSFDITGNELTPSAKYDFKFKDYAPWVFRHLRAKFRLDPADYLMSLTSKYILSELGSPGKSGSFFYFSRDYKYIIKTIHHSEHKLLRKILPEYYKHVEQNPNTLISQFYGLHRVKMAYGRKIHFVVMNNLFPPHRDIHQTFDLKGSTIGRDLREQDLERNPRATLKDLNWLRRGRHLECGPSKRQFFLAQLERDVELLKKLKIMDYSLLVGIHDLGRGNEEKLRDKTLQVFQPGGDREEETSPNMLMRTPSKLENERKARELRMLIKKERPVPLDKAAAKMPEEILDERQYHVFYADDGGFRATHENGQPGDEIYYLGIIDCLTHYGTVKKLENFFKGLSHDRGQISPIPPESYGDRFVKFIKGITMSKEEVERHREARAQGEASAERTDSVERTMQAAEKEAAKDVSTTHPRTLSTIWDPADANGPGPTSTLPIVDEAGEQSSVGGHSQHSRQGPSLTEKDLPPLPGMGSSQDGPKGKGVSYSGPNGTLSPVASR; encoded by the exons ATGCCCTCTTTCTCCAACGACCGGCCTTTTCAGTCATCTACCGCTACGGCCACACACCCTCGCCCGTTTGATTCACCGCAAGGGAAACCGCGCGACAAAGCACCCGTGGGAAATACCTTTCTATGGACAAACTGGCCGAACGGTGATACGAACCACATAGAATCTCAGTCGGGCGATCGTCATTATCCCTCAGACCTGAAGAATGGCAGTGCCTATTCTCTGAACGGGCCCCGATCAAGCGCTAGCTCCTACACACGAGATTTACCACATTCGAAAGATGGCAGCATGCATTCGTTAGGGAATGGATCGGTCCGCGATCCAAGGGAGAGTGGCCGgttctcgatgacgatggacaAGGATTTCACTCGAAAATCTTCTGATGCTGGAGCCAGTGCTGGCATTGGCTCAGCTGCAGGGTCCATCTCCAGCGCGCAGCAGGTCAATGGGATCTCGCCGAGCCACCGCACCACCAACGGAAAGTCCCTGGTTAACGGAGACCGGCCCCAACCGTCGGTTGACGAAGTGGTTTCTCAGAACTCGGCTGCGGCCGCGAACGGGAACACCATCGTCGCCTCACTCCCCGAAGACACCAGCCGGCTCGCGTCCGAACCTGATCGATTGGCTGCCTCACAGACGACAACTCCTCACCGTTATTCTTCCCCGCCTCTCCCTTCCGCCTCCGCTGACGCTAATCACCCGCAAGATCCCGCAGCATCATCAGGCCTTCGACATCGACATACGCTGCAAGTTCCCCGAGCGACAAGCGCCCGCCGTAATAGCCGCGATCAAGGGGACGAGACTGCTTATAGTAGTGGTAGGCTATCTCCGACGGCAGGGGCCATCCGCCGAACGTCACTCAGTTTGGTTCGGCGGGCTACAAAAACCAATCTCGCGGACTCGGTTCCTGACGAGGCCAACGCGAACGAGGATGCAGCGCGTTGGGCAGAAGCGATCAAGCAGAGGAGAGCGTCGAGAAGGAAACGCcgcgatgacgacgatgacgaccGCGTCATCGTTGGAACGAAAGTTGACCAGAACCACGTGAACTGGGTGACTGCGTACAATATGCTGACCGGTATTCGCTTCACGGTGTCGAGAATCAACGCAAAGATGGACCGGGAGTTGACACCCGCAGACTTTGAAGCCAAGCATAAATTCTCTTTCGACAT TACCGGTAACGAGCTGACGCCCTCTGCAAAATACGACTTCAAATTTAAGGACTATGCGCCGTGGGTGTTCCGGCATTTGCGAGCCAAGTTCCGCCTTGACCCGGCCGACTATTTGATGTCCCTGACCAGCAAGTATATCCTCTCCGAGCTGGGCTCGCCAGGAAAGAGTGGAAGCTTCTTCTACTTCTCCAGGGACTACAAATACATCATCAAGACTATCCACCACTCCGAACACAAACTGCTACGAAAGATTCTTCCAGAATATTACAAACATGTGGAGCAGAATCCTAACACGCTGATATCACAATTCTATGGTCTTCACCGGGTGAAGATGGCCTACGGGCGCAAGATCCACTTTGTGGTTATGAATAACCTCTTCCCTCCCCACCGCGACATCCACCAGACCTTCGATCTGAAGGGGTCCACTATCGGCCGGGACCTGCGGGAGCAGGATCTTGAGAGAAACCCGCGGGCCACTCTGAAGGATCTAAACTGGCTTCGCAGAGGCCGTCACCTGGAGTGCGGGCCCTCGAAGCGGCAATTCTTCCTCGCTCAGTTGGAACGCGATGTTGAGCTATTGAAAAAGCTGAAGATCATGGATTACTCTCTCCTGGTGGGTATTCACGACCTTGGGAGAGGCAACGAAGAAAAGCTTCGCGACAAGACGTTGCAAGTGTTTCAACCAGGAGGTGACCGTGAAGAAGAGACGAGTCCGAACATGCTGATGCGCACTCCTTCCAAGCTGGAAAACGAACGCAAGGCACGTGAGCTACGGATGCTTATCAAAAAGGAGCGTCCTGTGCCGCTTGATAAAGCCGCTGCGAAGATGCCTGAAGAGATTCTTGATGAGAGACAGTATCACGTCTTTTATGCAGACGACGGAGGGTTCCGAGCTACTCACGAGAACGGCCAGCCTGGCGATGAGATCTATTACCTCGGCATAATTGACTGTCTGACACAT TATGGGACCGTGAAGAAACTGGAAAACTTCTTCAAAGGACTTTCCCATGATCGTGGCCAGATCTCTCCAATTCCGCCGGAGAGCTATGGCGACCGGTTTGTTAAATTCATCAAGGGCATTACTatgtccaaggaggaagtCGAACGACATAGAGAAGCTCGAGCGCAGGGCGAAGCATCAGCAGAACGAACCGATTCAGTTGAACGAACAATGCAGGCTGCCGAGAAGGAAGCCGCAAAGGACGTCTCGACCACGCATCCTCGAACGCTTTCAACTATCTGGGACCCTGCGGACGCCAACGGACCAGGTCCGACGTCGACTCTGCCCATAGTGGACGAAGCCGGTGAGCAGAGCAGTGTTGGTGGACACAGCCAGCATAGCCGACAGGGGCCGTCGCTCACAGAAAAGGATCTGCCGCCCTTGCCTGGCATGGGCAGCTCGCAAGATGGCccaaaaggaaaaggagtTTCTTATAGCGGTCCCAACGGCACATTGTCACCTGTAGCAAGCCGATGA
- a CDS encoding acyl-CoA dehydrogenase, which yields MNRSIRAASRHLRSANRLYKAPVVSHNTSVRAYSTVLNWEDPLAASELYTDEELAIRDTARQYCQERLLPRVLDAYRNEDYDRKILEEMGELGLLGASIEGYGCAGASTVASGLITKEVERVDSGYRSGMSVQSSLAMTGIYEFGTQEQKDRFLPQLAKGKLAGCFGLTEPNHGSDPGSMETTAREHPTKKGYYLLSGAKTWITNSPIADIMLVWAKLQTTGKIKGFIVERSQCPPGTLQTPPIKNKTALRASITGMIQMDDCPVPAENMFPDVEGLKGPFTCLNSARLGIAFGAMGALEDCIDRARTYALERKQFKGNPLAKYQLIQKKLADAATDAAYGTLAATQVARLKDAGKSTPEMISMVKRQNCDRALANARLLQEIFGGNATSDEYHIGRHVANLFVVQTYEGQSDIHALILGRAITGVQAFV from the exons ATGAACCGGTCAATCCGCGCGGCATCGCGCCACCTTCGATCAGCGAATCGCTTGTATAAGGCTCCCGTGGTCAGCCATAACACTTCGGTACGAGCTTATTCAACAGTGTTGAATTGGGAGGATCCCCTCGCCGCGTCGGAACTGTATACAGACGAGGAATTGGCGATTCGGGACACAGCCCGACAATACTGCCAAGAGCGATTACTTCCCCGTGTGCTCG ATGCCTATAGAAACGAAGACTATGACCGTAAAATCCTGGAGGAAATGGGGGAGCTAGGCCTCCTCGGCGCGAGCATTGAAGGATATGGATGTGCCGGTGCGAGTACAGTGGCCTCAGGGTTGATCACAAAAGAAGTCGAACGGGTAGACTCAGGATACCGATCGGGAATGTCTGTGCAGAGCTCGCTGGCGATGACGGGTATCTACGAGTTCGGCAcacaggagcagaaggacCGATTCCTACCGCAACTGGCCAAGGGAAAACTGGCGGGCTGCTTTGGTCTTACAGAGCCCAACCACGGCTCCGACCCCGGTTCGATGGAGACGACGGCGCGCGAACACCCGACCAAGAAGGGATACTACTTGCTATCTGGAGCTAAGACATGGATCACCAACTCTCCCATCGCGGATATCATGTTGGTATGGGCCAAGTTGCAAACAACGGGCAAAATCAAGGGTTTCATCGTCGAGCGTAGCCAGTGCCCGCCCGGCACACTGCAAACGCCGCcgatcaagaacaagactGCTCTGCGCGCATCGATCACGGGTATGATCCAGATGGACGACTGTCCTGTGCCAGCGGAGAACATGTTTCCGGACGTCGAAGGCCTCAAGGGTCCCTTCACCTGCCTGAACAGTGCCCGGTTGGGCATTGCGTTCGGTGCGATGGGCGCTCTGGAGGACTGCATCGACCGTGCCCGCACTTATGCACTGGAGCGGAAGCAGTTCAAGGGCAACCCGCTGGCGAAGTATCAGCTCATCCAGAAGAAACTAGCCGATGCAGCCACTGATGCGGCATATGGAACGCTGGCTGCTACTCAGGTCGCTCGGCTCAAGGACGCCGGCAAGAGCACTCCGGAGATGATCTCCATGGTCAAAAGGCAGAACTGTGATCGAGCTCTGGCGAATGCACGGCT ACTTCAGGAGATTTTCGGCGGCAATGCAACCAGCGACGAATACCATATTGGACGACACGTCGCCAATCTATTTGTCGTGCAGACCTACGAAGGACAGAGTGACATTCACG CATTGATACTGGGACGGGCTATCACAGGAGTGCAGGCGTTTGTCTAA
- a CDS encoding putative transcription initiation factor TFIID subunit 12: MDGSQAQANQPMVPPQQHSNLIRTDQVQKLPHLNEQQKAQHTQLVRNFWEILNSRDPQSAEYQNAHMRLTQLSQNLMKGMRMYQQNRQQALQQHQQAQAAAAAVQGQPVQRTQSANPQSFSQLLPQIQQKVNGLHFFLPPNISKEQVQTWLPEARLRYGIALQKQEIGRVRIAELRQQFAQRQSAGNMSQEEVQEFKNRQLAAEKLYREGSDFLNKFKEQQESFKAQQQNQQLNRAGLPNAAPGQPQQPQGTAEQAAAATGSAPAATPAPTAGDKRPVNVPGPMHPGQAPTPAPHTINSAVNAARNQAGQAAMPPSTTQPGQAPVTQAAGTAPAVPAAPSHQPQQQQPQPLSQQGTPGAQVTFSQTPNPDGSTPTPSASQPMTVQGPPRPLSHQAAMAQAAQNYTNNAANNNLAQQNVSQAAANPHAHPQGYISNRASENSARNINMAIPKNLNVPPPEPVSMAPARPTLSGGPSHGAMGMMGQPAIQKHPGYVLEGEGQRVLSKKMLDILVRQVTGGGEGEGLTPDAEEFILQMADDFVDDVITAACRLAKLRPSSTLEIRDIQLVLERNYNMRISGFSTDDLRTVKKPQPTQGWTQKMSAVQAAKVTQGKAE; encoded by the exons ATGGATGGCTCTCAGGCTCAGGCGAATCAGCCTATGGTTCCGCCTCAGCAGCACTCGAACCTAATCCGGACAGACCAGGTCCAGAAATTACCTCATCTCAATGAGCAGCAAAAGGCTCAGCACACCCAGTTGGTGCGCAATTTCTGGGAGATACTCAACAGCCGGGACCCGCAGAGTGCGGAATACCAGAACGCCCACATGAGACTCACACAGCTCTCTCAGAACCTGATGAAAGGCATGCGAATGTATCAACAAAACCGTCAGCAAGCACTCCAGCAGCACCAACAGGCTCAGGCGGCAGCTGCAGCCGTGCAGGGACAGCCAGTTCAACGTACGCAGTCCGCCAACCCACAGTCTTTCTCGCAGCTTCTCCCACAGATCCAACAGAAAGTGAACGGTCTtcacttcttcctccctcccAATATCAGCAAAGAACAGGTGCAAACATGGCTGCCGGAGGCGAGACTACGGTACGGTATTGCGCTGCAGAAACAGGAGATTGGACGCGTACGTATCGCGGAACTGCGCCAACAGTTTGCGCAGCGACAGAGTGCTGGGAACATGAGCCAGGAAGAGGTGCAGGAGTTTAAAAATCGGCAGCTCGCGGCGGAGAAACTCTACCGAGAAGGCAGCGACTTCCTGAACAAATTCAAGGAGCAACAGGAATCCTTCAAGGCACAGCAACAGAACCAGCAGCTGAATAGAGCAGGTCTACCAAACGCCGCGCCCGGCCAACCTCAACAGCCACAGGGGACTGCAGAGCAGGCTGCCGCTGCGACTGGGTCTGCGCCTGCCGCCACACCTGCGCCCACCGCCGGTGACAAGCGTCCAGTGAATGTTCCTGGACCCATGCACCCTGGGCAAGCCCCCACTCCGGCACCTCACACCATTAACTCTGCTGTAAATGCGGCGCGAAATCAAGCCGGGCAAGCGGCCATGCCTCCCTCCACGACTCAGCCGGGCCAAGCGCCGGTCACACAAGCTGCAGGCACCGCACCTGCCGTTCCCGCCGCGCCTTCCCACCAAccacaacagcagcagccgcaacCTCTTTCCCAACAGGGGACTCCAGGCGCGCAGGTCACGTTCAGCCAGACCCCTAATCCGGACGGTTCGACGCCTACTCCTTCAGCCTCGCAGCCAATGACCGTTCAGGGTCCACCACGTCCTTTGTCCCATCAAGCTGCCATGGCGCAAGCCGCTCAGAATTATACCAACAACGCCGCGAACAATAACCTGGCTCAACAAAATGTGTCGCAGGCAGCTGCCAATCCTCATGCACATCCTCAGGGGTATATTTCCAATCGCGCGTCGGAAAATTCAGCGCGTAACATCAACATGGCCATTCCAAAGAACCTCAATGTTCCTCCTCCGGAGCCAGTCAGCATGGCACCAGCCCGACCCACTTTGTCTGGCGGCCCCAGTCATGGCGCCATGGGTATGATGGGCCAACCAGCCATCCAGAAGCATCCTGGCTACGTCCTTGAAGGCGAAGGCCAGCGTGTattgagcaagaagatgcTTGACATCCTGGTGCGCCAGGTCACCGGCGGAGGAGAGGGTGAAGGCCTTACGCCGGACGCCGAAGAG TTCATTCTGCAAATGGCCGACGATTTCGTTGATGACGTGATTACCGCTGCTTGCCGTCTCGCCAAATTGCGCCCATCCTCTACGCTTGAAATCCGCGACATCCAACTCGTCCTGGAAAGAAACTACAACATGCGCATCTCCGGCTTCTCCACCGACGATCTCCGCACTGTGAAGAAACCACAGCCCACGCAAGGATGGACTCAAAAGATGTCAGCCGTCCAGGCCGCCAAAGTTACTCAGGGAAAGGCCGAGTGA
- a CDS encoding putative ubiquitin conjugating enzyme (UbcD), which produces MALKRINKELTDLGRDPPSSCSAGPVGDDLFHWQATIMGPGDSPYSGGVFFLTIHFPTDYPFKPPKVNFTTRIYHPNINSNGSICLDILRDQWSPALTISKVLLSICSMLTDPNPDDPLVPEIAHVYKTDRPRYEATAREWTRKYAI; this is translated from the exons ATGGCTCTCAAGAGAATTAACAAGGAACTCACTGACCTCGGCCG TGATCCaccctcttcctgctctgctggcccTGTTGGAGATGATCTG TTTCACTGGCAAGCAACAATCATGGGTCCT GGTGACTCGCCATACTCGGGAGGCGTCTTTTTCCTGACCATCCACTTCCCTACCGATTATCCATTCAAGCCACCCAAGGTCAACTTCACGACTCGTATCTACCACCCCAACATCAACTCGAATGGCAGTATCTGTCTTGACATCCTGCGAGATCAGTGGAGCCCTGCTCTTACAATCTCTAAAG TGCTGCTTTCGATCTGCTCAATGCTCACAGACCCTAACCCGGACGACCCGTTGGTACCTGAGATCGCTCACGTCTACAAGACCGACCGCCCTCGGTACGAAGCGACGGCCCGTGAATGGACACGCAAATACGCTATTTGA
- the fen1 gene encoding multifunctional nuclease RAD27, with protein sequence MGIKHLFQVIQENAPDAIKAGDIKNHFGRKVAIDASMSIYSFLIAVRSEGQQLMSESGETTSHLMGMFYRTLRMVDNGIKPLYVFDGAPPKLKSGELAKRTARKAEATEAHEEAKETGTAEDVEKFSRRTVRVTREHNAECKKLLKLMGIPYIDAPTEAEAQCAVLARAGKVYAAASEDMDTLCFEAPILLRHLTFSEQRKEPIQEIHLNRALEGLGMDRKQFIDLCILLGCDYLEPIPKVGPNTALKLIREHGSLEKVVEAIENDPKKKYVIPEYWPYQDARELFLHPDVREADHPECDFKWEAPDVEALVEFLVKDKGFNEDRVRNGATRLQKNLKTAQQSRLEGFFKPVARTDEEKASLKRKHDEKLQEQKKRKKEEAKAKKEAKAKPRGAA encoded by the exons ATGGGTATTAAAC ATTTGTTTCAAGTTATTCAGGAGAATGCGCCAGATGCTATCAAGGCTGGGGATATCAAGAACCACTTTGGCCGAAAGGTCGCCATC GATGC GTCTATGAGTATCTACAGTTTTTTGATCGCCGTCCGCTCGGAGGGCCAACAGCTCATGAGCGAGTCGGGCGAGACAACGTCACATTTGATGGGAATGTTTTACCGGACATTGCGCATGGTCGATAATGGGATTAAACCTCTCTATGTCTTTGATGGAGCGCCACCGAAACTCAAGTCCGGTGAACTGGCGAAGCGTACTGCACGAAAAGCAGAGGCTACTGAAGCCCATGAGGAAGCAAAAGAGACGGGCACTGCggaagatgttgagaagTTCTCGCGGCGCACGGTGCGTGTCACAAGAGAGCACAATGCCGAATGCAAAAAACTGTTGAAGTTGATGGGTATCCCGTACATCGACGCTCCGACTGAGGCAGAGGCCCAGTGTGCTGTGCTTGCGCGGGCAGGGAAGGTCTATGCCGCTGCTTCCGAGGATATGGACACGTTATGTTTCGAAGCGCCAATTCTTCTCAGGCATCTTACGTTCAGCGAGCAGAGAAAGGAACCCATTCAAGAGATCCATCTGAATCGTGCTCTAGAGGGACTCGGCATGGATCGCAAGCAG TTTATTGATCTATGCATTCTTCTCGGCTGTGACTATCTGGAACCTATCCCAAAGGTCGGGCCAAACACCGCTTTGAAACTCATCCGGGAACACGGAAGCttggagaaggtggtcgAGGCGATCGAGAACGAcccgaagaagaaatacGTCATACCAGAATATTGGCCCTATCAGGATGCGAGGGAATTGTTCCTCCATCCAGATGTGCGAGAAGCTGATCATCCCGAGTGTGACTTCAAATGGGAGGCGCCAGATGTTGAGGCTCTGGTGGAGTTCCTGGTCAAGGATAAAGGTTTCAACGAGGATCGGGTCCGCAACGGAGCTACGCGCCTGCAGAAGAATCTCAAAACAGCTCAGCAATCACGGCTTGAGGGCTTCTTCAAGCCGGTCGCTCGGACggatgaggagaaggctaGTCTCAAACGCAAGCACGATGAGAAGTTACAGGAACAAAAGAAACGcaaaaaggaggaggccaaggctaagaaggaggccaaggCGAAACCACGCGGTGCTGCGTAG
- a CDS encoding Zn(II)2Cys6 transcription factor, with amino-acid sequence MLHPSSTGPEFVGSKSSIHRFNPTHYFEDESPLFTVIMKRSRIQFEANGHASSDSPQGAYLHMATDEDSKQQILRHIPKISRRIRACTNCKNHKVRCDKEGEAPCQRCHRMGLDCVVNKSLQTLLDDETEWKTTVELAMTDLLRKAQLPDWSYYQSLGKSMEALSRKRDRKESTASTEDTGTATVNDRKPSSIGSNLESVSIGPNSSANYSFPKQHSQYSLDREENGTSSLVTAPMGSLYEVTRLSDIPPSSPGRQHASDRALVTDFISRGVIDLQEAEDLFHYFDQVLSRYLWDGMTLVHKDLTSVRNSSSMLSAAILAVSALHLPKKEKTFDTCYTEFAKLASESMLDRHHTLDDLRALCVGAFWLADVSWKLSGYAVRIATERNLHQSYRKAMQGSVEHIEQVRLWYLLYTLEHHFSIAYGRPPIIHEDPSIANHNTFTISPTVQQSDLRLHSQVDLFIILTRIYHAFGPDVDLEVPESEFSKINKFDADLEDWRSAWLPRLAGSRYVGAYPYKAVYLHYHFSRLQLNSVALRTYHSSNSSRPMSAERKKHANLAIESAIETLLVVLDEPDIQRALIGVPLYLHSMITFAAVFLLKIAAKCCSRTLPNAQGQQNSIASAGLSIDAPYVRALVGKIIELMVTCSKRASERHLTHHIARGLRKMLTGFEEWEKRNSSGQQSLGQNSFETTSIFKPIVIPGAQPLGERDTILSHPPPLPGMAPLSAERSNGFESAQVQGKQEPGLSIGSLDRMMADLWGFDEEYFPTGVFDFLQSQMPA; translated from the exons ATGTTGCACCCCTCTTCAACGGGGCCCGAATTCGTTGGGAGCAAAAGCTCAATACACCGGTTCAATCCTACGCACTACTTCGAAGATGAGTCTCCCCTTTTTACAGTAATTATGAAGCGGAGTCGCATTCAATTCGAAGCCAATGGCCATGCATCTTCAGACTCTCCTCAGGGAGCTTACCTGCATATGGCGACCGATGAGGATTCGAAACAGCAAATTCTGAGGCATATCCCTAAGATCTCACGGAGAATCCGTGCGTGTACAAACTGCAAGAATCACAAGGTGCGCTGTGATAAGGAAGGGGAGGCGCCGTGTCAGAGATGCCATCGCATGGGCTTGGACTGTGTTGTCAACAAAAGCCTACAGACTTTATTGGACGATGAGACAGA GTGGAAGACGACGGTTGAGCTTGCAATGACGGATTTACTTCGAAAGGCTCAGCTACCGGACTGGTCATACTATCAGTCGCTGGGCAAATCGATGGAAGCTCTTTCCAGGAAAAGAGACCGCAAAGAATCAACAGCATCAACCGAAGACACCGGCACTGCGACGGTCAATGACAGGAAACCGAGCTCGATAGGCTCAAACTTGGAATCCGTCTCAATAGGTCCAAACTCATCGGCGAATTATTCCTTTCCTAAGCAACACTCCCAGTACTCCCTCGATCGGGAAGAGAATGGAACATCATCCCTGGTTACTGCGCCGATGGGAAGTCTGTACGAAGTGACTCGGCTGAGCGATATACCCCCAAGCTCTCCTGGACGTCAGCATGCATCCGACCGGGCACTAGTGACCGACTTCATATCGCGAGGAGTGATTGATCTTCAGGAAGCGGAGGACCTGTTCCACTATTTTGATCAGGTGCTCAGTCGTTATCTGTGGGATGGTATGACGTTGGTGCACAAGGATCTTACATCTGTTCgcaattcttcttcaatgctTTCCGCCGCCATTCTTGCAGTTTCAGCCCTCCATTTACCCAAAAAGGAGAAGACATTCGATACCTGCTATACGGAATTCGCGAAGCTGGCTTCTGAATCCATGCTTGATAGACACCATACCCTCGATGACTTGCGTGCATTATGTGTTGGCGCATTCTGGCTTGCGGATGTCAGTTGGAAGCTTTCCGGCTATGCGGTCCGTATTGCGACTGAGCGGAACCTTCACCAATCCTATCGCAAGGCCATGCAGGGCTCTGTGGAGCATATAGAACAAGTGAGGCTCTGGTACCTTCTTTAT ACCCTGGAGCACCATTTCTCTATCGCCTACGGACGACCGCCTATCATTCATGAAGATCCAAGCATCGCGAATCACAATACGTTTACAATTTCTCCGACGGTACAGCAGTCGGACCTTCGTCTTCACAGCCAAGTGGACTTGTTCATCATCTTGACTCGGATATACCACGCTTTCGGTCCCGATGTCGACTTGGAGGTACCGGAGAGCGAATTCTCTAAAATCAACAAGTTCGACGCTGATCTTGAAGATTGGCGTTCCGCCTGGCTCCCTCGCTTAG CTGGAAGTCGGTATGTCGGTGCGTACCCTTACAAAGCCGTCTATCTGCACTACCACTTCTCTCGTCTGCAACTAAATTCGGTTGCTTTACGGACGTATCACTCCTCGAACTCGTCGCGGCCGATGTCCGCTGAACGTAAGAAACATGCCAACTTGGCGATAGAATCTGCAATCGAAACGCTCCTGGTGGTCCTCGATGAACCCGACATTCAAAGAGCTTTGATTGGCGTTCCTCTATATCTCCACAGCATGATCACCTTTGCAGCTGTGTTCCTCCTCAAGATCGCCGCTAAATGTTGCTCGAGGACGCTGCCGAATGCACAAGGACAGCAAAACTCCATTGCTTCGGCGGGTCTTTCAATCGATGCGCCTTACGTGCGTGCCCTGGTTGGTAAAATAATCGAGCTCATGGTGACTTGTAGCAAGCGTGCTAGTGAGCGCCATCTTACTCATCATATAGCCCGTGGCTTGCGCAAGATGCTTACAGGATTCGAGGAGTGGGAAAAGAGAAATTCGAGCGGTCAGCAATCTCTGGGACAGAATTCCTTTGAGACTACATCAATATTCAAGCCCATTGTAATTCCTGGAGCGCAACCGTTGGGTGAACGAGACACCATTCTGAGTCACCCTCCTCCGCTACCCGGAATGGCTCCGCTGTCGGCTGAGCGCAGTAATGGGTTTGAATCTGCTCAGGTGCAGGGGAAACAGGAGCCAGGTCTCTCGATAGGCTCTCTGGATCGTATGATGGCTGATTTGTGGGGCTTTGACGAGGAGTATTTCCCTACGGGAGTCTTCGACTTTCTTCAGTCCCAGATGCCTGCTTGA